One part of the Lotus japonicus ecotype B-129 chromosome 2, LjGifu_v1.2 genome encodes these proteins:
- the LOC130736095 gene encoding probable cyclic nucleotide-gated ion channel 20, chloroplastic: MSQCRRVRQAERYNWAATRGVNEEMVMENLPEDLQRDIRRHLFRFVKEIRIFSLMDVPILDAVCERLRQKTYIKGSKILSQGSLIEKMVFVVRGKLESIGEDGTRMPLSEGDACGEELKTWYLEHSSVSSGITILDSMTGCLFLNIFKIAIVSNLATAK; encoded by the exons ATGTCTCAATGCAGGAGAGTAAGACAAGCTGAACGGTATAATTGGGCTGCAACAAGGGGGGTAAATGAAGAAATGGTTATGGAGAATCTGCCAGAAGATCTGCAGAGAGACATTAGACGCCATCTCTTCAGATTTGTTAAGGAA ATTCGAATTTTTTCCTTGATGGATGTGCCAATCTTAGACGCTGTATGTGAGAGACTGAGACAAAAAACATACATTAAAGGAAGTAAAATTTTGAGTCAGGGCAGTTTGATAGAGAAGATGGTATTTGTGGTGCGTGGGAAATTGGAGAGCATTGGAGAGGATGGAACTAGAATGCCATTATCTGAAGGGGACGCTTGTGGTGAAGAACTTAAGACATGGTATCTTGAACATTCTTCTGTAAGCTCAGGTATAACAATACTTGATTCAATGACAGGATGCTTGtttctaaatatttttaaaattgcaaTAGTCAGCAACTTGGCCACTGCAAAATAA